AGCCTTTTTTTCTATCATTGCAGGATCTATAGGTTTGTAAGGATACGGCGGCTTTTTTGAACCCTTTGATGAAGCAAAAACTTTTCCGGTAACTCCTGAAATGAGAAGACCGGCTCCCCCCAACGCACCTTTGATTATAAAATCTCTTCTGTCCATGAAAACCTCCCTATCTTTCGTTTATTTTTATTATTCTACCTAATAATCTACAGAATTCAATAATGAAATTAGTTTAAGATAAACTAAAAAACTGAGAAAGATTTACAACTGAAAAGTAAGCAATAAAAAAATGGGGGCTTCCCCCCTTATAATATTACTAAAATATTTTCTCAATCATCTTTTTCATGCTCTTCATACTCATGCTTTTCACCGTACTCCTTCTCTTCATGTTCATATTTCCTTTCCATACCATCTCCAGTTCCATACTTGAGACGCTCTATAGCACCAGTTTCAAAAAATGACTTTAAATCCTCTTTAAAGTAAAAACCGTGCCCCACATAGTGGTGACAATCAAGACAGGACTCTTCTGTCTTTCCTTCTTCATATTCTTTGTGTTTAACATTATCTGGAAGAACTTTGTGGCAACCTCTACAATTTTCTTCATAAGTATATCTTTCCCTTGCATCAAGCTTTTCCAGCCAGAAATCAAGAGAGGAAATCTCTTTTTTCTTAAAATAATGACCATAAACATCTTTTAAAGCTGCCCGGGTTTTATCAAAAAGATAGACAACAACATTACTATGTTTTAAATGGCAATCCACACAGGTAGCCCTAACAGCACCAGCATCATTTCCAAGTGGCCCGTGGGGACCTGCAAGCCATGTTTCATACATTGGTTTCATTTCATGACAGGAGGCACAAAAAGAAGCTTTTGAGGTATTTTTTACCTGCTGGGCTGTAACAAGCGAAAAAACCACACCAATGCCAGCACCTACCAACAATAAAAACATTGTCTTTTTCATCAGTTATCCCCCTCAAAATTAACCCTTACTTGTTTACCGCCTCCATAAAAGTCTTTAGATTTTCCTTTTCCATTTTCTTAATCTCTTCAAAAGAGGAGTTAATCCATTTGTGCTCTTTTCTGCTAAGTATCTCCTTCTTCAACTTTTTCCATGCTTCAACCGTAGCTTTATCAATCTTTCCTTCTTTGAATTTTCTTTCTATAAGTTTATCAGCTTCAGGTAGAAGCTTAAAGTAGAAGTTGTAAGCTACAAGATAGATACCCTGCCAGTGGGAGTAATCAGCTCCCATCATAGCAGCACCGTGCCTTGCCCTTCTTCCTTCATGATGCCAGAGATGCCAGTAATCCCATTCAAGAGATTCATTAAACGGAGTTTTATCAAGTACACCATGGTTATACATAAATGTCATCACATCTTTAGCAGGTATAGCAAATTTCTCGTTGTACATCTTGATATATTCATCGTAAACCTTGAAGTAGTTATCAACATATTTCTTGGTATGACACGCCATACAGGTCTTCTTCATAAGCTCACGTTTTTTCTGCCAATTTTCCGTCCTCTTAGAAATAGGACCTCTTATGTTCCAGCTACTTTTCATACCAACATCATGAGAACCTTTAACCCCTGTAGATGTGCTACCCATGTGACATGTGAAACATGCAGGAGCTTGATAGTAATCCTCTCCAGCCTTAATATCTCTCCTCTCTAAAACCTTCTCCATATCTTTATGGTGGTATTCCCACGCTATACCGTGTTTTGAAAGCTCATAGATTTCTATATCGGGATGGTCAGGACCCTGATGGCACTTTCCACATGTTTTAGGATCTCTTGCCTGTGCAAGACTGAAAGAATGAGAATAGTGACACGCAGCACACGAACCAACACTCCCATCTGGATTAAACCTTCCTATACCGTTATTAGGCCATGTACCTGCAAGAGGCTTCCCATCTTTACCGATTTCAACCTTTGCACCGTGACATCCGGCACATCCGAAATAGTTGTTTGGCATTCCAGTAATAACCATACCAAGAACATTTTTAGCACTGTAAACAAATTTTCCACCCTGTGCATGATAGGAGTTTGTAAACTCCTTTGTCTCTTTAGGATGGCACTGACCACAATCTTTTGGGGAAACAATGGCAGAAACTATAAAACCGTGATGTTTCATTGCATCCGGATCAGTTTTTTTCGCTTTGTGACACTCAAAACATCCAACTCCAGCATCCGCATGTCCGCTACTTTTCCACTGCTTTACAATTGAAAGGGTATGTTTCTTATGACAGTCTATACAGGCCTGACTCTCTTTTGAAGTTTCCACAACACGAACCGAAGCCTTAGCAGCTCCCCCAGTTAAAGCAGCAGAAACGGTTGCTGCTACAAGCAGAGAACGCAGCACTCTTTTCATCCTTCCCTCCTTTTTCCTTTTATTTTAATTTAAAATTAGGAAAAGATACTTGCTTTTCAATGGCTTGCAAGTATTAAAAAACAAAAATATCAGGTTTATCGCTTATTTAAGGCCCAAATTAAAGAGTTGTTAGACACTTTAAAATATATCTCTCCAAGACTGCTCAAATAGGAAAGATAAGCATGGATAGCCGCTCTTATCAAAAAGTAGTGATAGCTGTCTTTTATTGTTAAATTCAAAGCAGCACATACATCCGACATTATAGTCTCGGTTGTTTTTTCTTCTTTTTCAAGAGATTCAATTACAGCATTTTCTACTTTTAGAATGGCTTTTTTATTTATTTTTACAATTTCAGCAATATTTTCAACAGGCCCTCCGTGTGAGGGAAGAAAAACTTTAAAATCCAAATTTAGAAGCTTTTCAAGGGTTCTTTTCTGTTCACCTATATGAACATTAAAAGGGATTTTAACTTTTGAAAGAACTCTTTCAGAAAGAAAAGCATCACCACAAAAAAGAACACCATCAACAGCAACACCAACATGTCCAGGAGCATGGCCAGGAAGAGGAATTACATTAAATCTTTTATCTGCTATTGCTATTTCACCCTCTTCATCAATAACAATATCCACTTTAGCAGGTTCTGCCATTACAAATTTATTTCTGAGAGTATCCACAGGCAAAACACCACAAAAAAGGGAATAACTGTTTATAAAAGGATGTTCTATAACAACAGATGCAACTTTTGAAGCGTATATTTTTACATCCGCCTTCTCTTTTAAAAATCTGTTTCCACCGCAATGGTCTGAGTGAAAGTGAGTATTTATAACCGCCACAGGGAAAAGTTCATATTTTCTTAAAAGTTTTAACAAGTTCTTTCCCGTTGAAGCATCAAGACCTGAATCTATAAGGGCAACTTTATTACCGTTACATTTAACAACACCTATGTTTGAAGGTGAAGGAATGTAGAATACACTGTCTGATAAAGATTTAAGAGTCATTTTTTTTGACTCACTACTTTTTCTATTTCTGCTACTACCTCATCCACAGATTTGCCTGTAGTGTCTATAACCACAGCACCTTCTGGAACAGTTAAGGGAGCAACTTTTCTATTTTTATCCTGATTATCCCTTGAAGTAATTTCTTTCAAAATTTCATCATAACTAATGTTAAATCCCTTCTTTTTAAGCTCTTCATAACGTCTCTTTGCCCTTTCTTCACAGGACGCAGTAAGAAAGATTTTAACATCCGCATCGGGAAATATATTTGTTCCAGCATCTCTACCATCGGTTATCACTTTCTTATCCTTAGCTATTTCTCTTAAAATCTCAATTACCTTTTCTCTTACTTCAGGAAATCTTGCAACTTTTGAAGCAAGAACGCCTCCTTCAGGAGTTCTTATTTTTTCAGTTATATCTTTGCCATTAAGAAACACTCTGCCATTATCAATATCCACATTCACAGTTTTAGCAAACTCGCTAACTGCTGATTCATCATCAACATCCACTCCTGCCTCTTTCGCGCCGTAACCTATAGCCCTATAAACAGCACCTGAATCAAGGTGTAAGAATCCAAGCTTTCTGGCAAGGATTTTAGCAACGGTGCTTTTGCCTGCTCCTGCAGGCCCATCTATCGTTATCTTCCTTACATCCATTCCTTTTCCTCTATCTCTTCTTTAGTCTTCTCATAAAGAGCTTTTAAACGGTCAGAAATTTCAACCCTGTAAATCCTTTTCTCATAAATATTTTTTATCTCTTCAGGAAGTTTTGTAAACTCTTCAAGGAAATACTCTTTTATTTCGGAGAGAGAAGGCAGTTTTTTAACCCTTTCACCTGAAATGAAAATCGGTTCAAGAAGCGGTAATCCCGAAGATTTTTCTTCAAAAAGG
This sequence is a window from Desulfurobacterium atlanticum. Protein-coding genes within it:
- a CDS encoding multiheme c-type cytochrome, with product MKRVLRSLLVAATVSAALTGGAAKASVRVVETSKESQACIDCHKKHTLSIVKQWKSSGHADAGVGCFECHKAKKTDPDAMKHHGFIVSAIVSPKDCGQCHPKETKEFTNSYHAQGGKFVYSAKNVLGMVITGMPNNYFGCAGCHGAKVEIGKDGKPLAGTWPNNGIGRFNPDGSVGSCAACHYSHSFSLAQARDPKTCGKCHQGPDHPDIEIYELSKHGIAWEYHHKDMEKVLERRDIKAGEDYYQAPACFTCHMGSTSTGVKGSHDVGMKSSWNIRGPISKRTENWQKKRELMKKTCMACHTKKYVDNYFKVYDEYIKMYNEKFAIPAKDVMTFMYNHGVLDKTPFNESLEWDYWHLWHHEGRRARHGAAMMGADYSHWQGIYLVAYNFYFKLLPEADKLIERKFKEGKIDKATVEAWKKLKKEILSRKEHKWINSSFEEIKKMEKENLKTFMEAVNK
- the cmk gene encoding (d)CMP kinase codes for the protein MDVRKITIDGPAGAGKSTVAKILARKLGFLHLDSGAVYRAIGYGAKEAGVDVDDESAVSEFAKTVNVDIDNGRVFLNGKDITEKIRTPEGGVLASKVARFPEVREKVIEILREIAKDKKVITDGRDAGTNIFPDADVKIFLTASCEERAKRRYEELKKKGFNISYDEILKEITSRDNQDKNRKVAPLTVPEGAVVIDTTGKSVDEVVAEIEKVVSQKK
- a CDS encoding MBL fold metallo-hydrolase, whose product is MTLKSLSDSVFYIPSPSNIGVVKCNGNKVALIDSGLDASTGKNLLKLLRKYELFPVAVINTHFHSDHCGGNRFLKEKADVKIYASKVASVVIEHPFINSYSLFCGVLPVDTLRNKFVMAEPAKVDIVIDEEGEIAIADKRFNVIPLPGHAPGHVGVAVDGVLFCGDAFLSERVLSKVKIPFNVHIGEQKRTLEKLLNLDFKVFLPSHGGPVENIAEIVKINKKAILKVENAVIESLEKEEKTTETIMSDVCAALNLTIKDSYHYFLIRAAIHAYLSYLSSLGEIYFKVSNNSLIWALNKR
- a CDS encoding cytochrome c3 family protein; protein product: MKKTMFLLLVGAGIGVVFSLVTAQQVKNTSKASFCASCHEMKPMYETWLAGPHGPLGNDAGAVRATCVDCHLKHSNVVVYLFDKTRAALKDVYGHYFKKKEISSLDFWLEKLDARERYTYEENCRGCHKVLPDNVKHKEYEEGKTEESCLDCHHYVGHGFYFKEDLKSFFETGAIERLKYGTGDGMERKYEHEEKEYGEKHEYEEHEKDD